One stretch of Euphorbia lathyris chromosome 7, ddEupLath1.1, whole genome shotgun sequence DNA includes these proteins:
- the LOC136201246 gene encoding galactan beta-1,4-galactosyltransferase GALS1, translating to MRKDNIPTISSVTGAGKLPPCFETKPLVATFVALTLVMLIWNLPPYYQNLLSTTRACSAPTAASTTSSAVASSNISSLPITASVSEQKYSTPVVDKNKRIFQAYGNAAALFVQMGAYRGGPRTFAVVGLASKPIHVFGKPWYKCEWISNNGSSIRAKAYKILPDWGYGRVYTVVVVNCTFPVNPNHDNAGGKLMLNAYYGESPRKFEKFVALEESPGSYEETKYHPPYKYEYLYCGSSLYGNLSAARVREWIAYHAWFFGPSSHFVFHDAGGVSPEVRAALEPWVRAGRATVQDIRGQAEFDGYYYNQFLVVNDCLHRYRHAANWTFYFDVDEYIYLPAGNTLESVLKEFSDYTQFTIEQNPMSSALCLNNSTANYSREWGFEKLLFRESRTGIRRDRKYAIQAKNAYATGVHMSENVVGKTLHKTETKIRYYHYHNSIQVKGELCREFVPESGKQKGTLYNKLPYVYDDNMKKLVSTIKEFERNTIGTGNVQS from the exons ATGAGGAAGGACAACATTCCGACGATCTCCTCTGTCACCGGAGCTGGTAAACTACCGCCGTGCTTTGAGACGAAGCCATTAGTCGCTACATTTGTTGCTCTGACTCTGGTAATGCTCATCTGGAATCTTCCTCCTTATTACCAGAATCTGTTATCTACTACTCGCGCTTGCTCCGCTCCTACCGCTGCCTCCACTACCTCCTCCGCCGTCGCATCATCTAATATTTCCTCATTGCCGATTACTGCCTCAGTATCTGAACAGAAATACTCTACTCCTGTTGTTGACAAAAACAAGCGGATCTTCCAAGCGTACGGTAACGCCGCCGCGCTGTTTGTTCAGATGGGAGCGTACCGTGGTGGACCGAGGACATTCGCGGTCGTCGGACTTGCTTCGAAGCCGATTCATGTGTTCGGGAAACCGTGGTATAAATGTGAGTGGATCTCCAACAACGGTTCTTCAATTAGAGCTAAGGCGTATAAGATTCTTCCAGATTGGGGATATGGACGCGTATACACTGTTGTAGTTGTCAATTGTACGTTCCCGGTGAATCCTAACCACGACAATGCAGGTGGAAAACTGATGTTGAATGCTTATTACGGTGAATCTCCGAGGAAGTTCGAGAAATTTGTAGCGTTAGAGGAATCACCGGGGAGCTATGAGGAAACGAAGTATCATCCGCCGTACAAGTATGAGTATCTTTACTGTGGATCTTCTTTGTATGGAAATTTGAGTGCGGCTAGAGTCAGAGAATGGATAGCTTACCACGCCTGGTTCTTTGGACCTAGTTCGCATTTCGTGTTTCACGATGCCGGTGGAGTGAGTCCTGAAGTTAGAGCTGCGCTTGAGCCTTGGGTGCGAGCTGGAAGAGCTACGGTTCAGGACATTAGAGGTCAGGCTGAGTTCGATGGATATTATTATAACCAGTTTTTAGTGGTAAACGATTGCTTGCACAGATATCGGCACGCTGCGAATTGGACGTTTTACTTTGATGTGGATGAGTATATCTATTTGCCCGCCGGAAATACTCTGGAATCGGTTCTCAAAGAGTTCTCCGACTATACTCAGTTCACAATTGAGCAGAATCCAATGTCTAGCGCGCTCTGTTTGAACAATTCCACCGCCAATTATTCCAG GGAATGGGGATTCGAGAAGCTGTTATTCCGCGAATCAAGAACCGGAATTCGTCGCGATCGAAAATACGCAATCCAAGCAAAGAACGCATACGCAACAGGAGTCCACATGTCGGAAAATGTAGTCGGAAAAACACTGCACAAAACCGAGACGAAGATCCGTTATTACCATTACCACAATTCAATTCAAGTAAAAGGAGAACTATGCAGAGAATTTGTTCCAGAATCAGGTAAGCAAAAAGGAACTTTGTATAATAAGCTCCCATATGTGTATGATGATAATATGAAGAAGCTAGTCAGCACTATTAAGGAATTCGAGCGAAATACAATTGGAACTGGAAATGTACAGAGTTag